The following proteins are encoded in a genomic region of Pseudomonas sp. Os17:
- a CDS encoding DUF6162 family protein, whose translation MTPATTQVVRPAGAGHETLYVLLLCLLILCVAGSVVLWRGETVETASVASHQLDARRDLSAGEQGIYADLRVTLDEIHLLHAEHQSLPSPEQLAEEGFAPFAQDASSVSRGGHAWQLQDQAYLGLSQNPQVAGSFLMRLDTENQAKVDIWLNRAPSVAVPVDLSDATLAAAGWQQVVAQFDAGVTRQHRH comes from the coding sequence ATGACTCCTGCCACCACCCAGGTCGTGCGCCCCGCCGGCGCCGGTCACGAAACCCTCTACGTCCTGTTGCTGTGCCTGCTGATTCTGTGTGTCGCCGGCAGCGTGGTGCTGTGGCGCGGCGAAACAGTCGAAACCGCCAGCGTCGCCAGCCACCAACTGGACGCCCGTCGCGACCTCAGCGCCGGCGAGCAAGGGATCTATGCCGACCTGCGGGTGACCCTCGACGAGATCCACCTGCTGCACGCCGAACACCAGAGCCTGCCGAGCCCGGAGCAACTGGCCGAGGAAGGCTTCGCCCCCTTCGCCCAGGACGCCAGCTCGGTCAGCCGTGGCGGCCATGCCTGGCAATTGCAGGACCAGGCCTATCTGGGCCTGAGCCAGAACCCGCAAGTGGCCGGCTCCTTCCTGATGCGCCTGGATACCGAGAATCAGGCCAAGGTGGACATCTGGCTCAACCGCGCCCCATCCGTCGCCGTGCCGGTCGATCTGAGCGACGCGACGCTGGCCGCCGCCGGCTGGCAACAGGTGGTCGCGCAATTCGATGCCGGAGTGACCCGCCAGCATCGCCACTGA
- a CDS encoding metal ABC transporter substrate-binding protein, with the protein MSISSQRRPFLRGLLIGLLALTLSPLVSADPAKRLRIGITLHPYYSYVTNIVGDKAEVVPLIPAGFNPHAYEPRAEDIKRIGSLDVIVLNGVGHDDFADRMIAASERPDIPLIEANENVPLLAATGVAARGAGKVVNPHTFLSISASIAQVNNIARELGKLDPANAKTYTQNARAYGKRLRQLRANALAKLTQAPNADLRVATVHAAYDYLLREFGLQVTAVVEPAHGIEPSPSQLKKTIDQLRELDVKVIFSEMDFPSTYVETIQRESGVKLYPLSHISYGDYSADKYEKEMQGNLDTVVRAIQEAGA; encoded by the coding sequence ATGTCCATTTCATCGCAACGCCGTCCCTTTCTGCGGGGGCTGCTGATCGGCCTGCTGGCCCTGACGCTCAGCCCGCTGGTCAGCGCCGATCCGGCCAAACGCCTACGCATCGGCATCACCCTGCATCCCTACTACAGCTACGTGACGAACATCGTCGGCGACAAGGCCGAGGTGGTGCCGCTGATTCCCGCCGGCTTCAACCCCCACGCCTACGAGCCCCGGGCCGAGGACATCAAGCGCATCGGCAGCCTGGACGTGATCGTCCTCAACGGCGTGGGCCACGATGACTTCGCCGATCGCATGATCGCCGCCAGCGAGCGCCCGGACATCCCACTGATCGAAGCCAACGAGAACGTGCCGCTGCTGGCCGCCACCGGGGTCGCCGCCCGGGGCGCCGGCAAGGTGGTCAACCCGCACACCTTTCTCTCCATCAGCGCGTCCATCGCCCAGGTCAACAACATCGCCCGGGAGCTGGGCAAGCTGGACCCGGCCAACGCCAAGACCTACACCCAGAACGCCCGGGCCTACGGCAAGCGCCTGCGCCAGTTGCGCGCCAACGCCCTGGCCAAGCTGACCCAGGCGCCCAATGCCGACCTGCGGGTGGCCACGGTGCACGCCGCCTACGACTACCTGCTGCGCGAGTTCGGCCTGCAAGTCACCGCGGTGGTGGAACCGGCCCACGGCATCGAGCCCAGCCCCAGCCAGTTGAAGAAGACCATCGACCAACTGCGCGAGCTGGACGTCAAGGTGATCTTTTCGGAGATGGACTTCCCCTCCACCTACGTCGAAACCATCCAGCGCGAGTCCGGGGTCAAGCTCTACCCGCTGTCGCACATTTCCTACGGCGACTACAGCGCCGACAAGTACGAGAAGGAAATGCAGGGCAACCTCGACACCGTGGTCCGGGCCATCCAGGAGGCCGGGGCATGA